The proteins below come from a single Rosa rugosa chromosome 2, drRosRugo1.1, whole genome shotgun sequence genomic window:
- the LOC133730398 gene encoding uncharacterized protein LOC133730398, with protein MSKVLFSNSRGAGSEKFRSDITDLVKLHSIDILAVCEPRVQFSRAKDSLLSLGFSDYTIVEANGFSGGIWLFWNSNLCNIHFVDKNCQSITVKVTLPGGINWMLTVLYASPTNSIRSNLWNYFDHLVSTHQLPWIFIGDYNELYSSADKNVGSMRGRIGGLKQWVDHNSLIDMGFFGSKFTWSNNRIKERLDRAFCTCDWRSSFPDAFIRHLAKMKSDHCPILLQLHSNNSVNRAAIPFRFQAMWMTHNDFAPYVDTTWKNSHGSFVEKTNALSHALLDWNQNTFGNIFKRKRQLLARIGGI; from the coding sequence ATGAGTAAAGTTCTCTTTTCGAATTCTAGAGGTGCAGGAAGTGAGAAGTTTAGATCTGACATTACAGATCTTGTTAAATTACATTCAATTGATATTTTGGCTGTTTGTGAACCTCGGGTCCAATTTTCTAGAGCTAAAGATTCACTCCTATCTCTTGGATTTTCTGATTATACAATTGTTGAAGCCAATGGTTTTTCTGGTGGTATTTGGCTCTTTTGGAACTCTAATCTCTGTAATATCCATTTTGTCGATAAAAATTGTCAATCAATCACAGTTAAAGTTACTCTCCCTGGTGGTATCAATTGGATGCTCACTGTGCTGTATGCTAGTCCTACTAACTCTATCAGAAGTAATCTATGGAATTATTTTGATCACCTGGTTTCAACACATCAGCTGCCTTGGATTTTTATTGGTGATTACAATGAGCTTTATTCCTCTGCTGATAAAAATGTTGGTTCTATGCGTGGAAGAATTGGAGGTCTTAAGCAGTGGGTGGATCATAACTCCTTAATTGATATGGGATTCTTTGGATCCAAGTTTACTTGGTCTAATAATAGAATTAAAGAAAGACTGGACAGAGCTTTTTGCACTTGTGATTGGAGATCTTCCTTTCCTGATGCTTTTATTAGACATTTAGCTAAAATGAAATCTGATCACTGTCCTATTCTTTTACAACTTCATTCTAATAACTCTGTGAATAGAGCTGCTATCCCTTTTAGATTTCAGGCTATGTGGATGACTCACAATGATTTTGCTCCTTATGTTGATACTACCTGGAAAAATTCTCATGGTTCTTTTGTTGAAAAAACTAATGCTCTTTCTCATGCTCTTTTGGACTGGAATCAAAATACTTTTGGTAATATCTTCAAAAGGAAAAGACAGTTACTTGCCCGCATTGGTGGAATTTAA